One part of the Vitis riparia cultivar Riparia Gloire de Montpellier isolate 1030 chromosome 8, EGFV_Vit.rip_1.0, whole genome shotgun sequence genome encodes these proteins:
- the LOC117920149 gene encoding small RNA-binding protein 11, chloroplastic, whose translation MAAFARIGRRNLTNLSPSFLLPPALLICCRGIASKLFVGGLSFYTTEKGLSEHFSQYGQVVEAKIVMDRVSDRSKGFGFVTFASEEEAQKARTEMDGKELNGRTIFVDYAKPRADFGGGIPIARGPPEPTADS comes from the exons ATGGCGGCGTTTGCCCGAATCGGCCGAAGAAACCTCACTAACTTATCACCGTCCTTCCTCCTTCCTCCAGCCCTTCTCATTTGTTGCAGAGGAATCGCTTCCAAGCTTTTCGTTGGAG GGCTGTCATTTTACACCACTGAGAAGGGCTTATCAGAGCATTTTTCTCAATATGGCCAAGTTGTTGAAG CTAAAATTGTAATGGATAGAGTCTCAGACAGATCAAAAGGTTTTGGATTTGTAACCTTTGCTTCAGAAGAAGAAGCCCAGAAAGCCAGAACTGAGATGGATGGAAAG GAACTGAATGGACGCACTATTTTTGTGGATTATGCAAAGCCAAGAGCTGATTTCGGTGGTGGAATACCCATAGCAAGAGGACCCCCCGAACCAACAGCTGATAGTTGA
- the LOC117921005 gene encoding casparian strip membrane protein 1, whose amino-acid sequence MSSGANATTIDVPETRAEAKGKAPLIAAPIVATTKATPHPNAGWKKGLAIFDFLLRLVAIAATLAAATTMGTTDETLPFFTQFFQFQASFDDLPAFMFFVVATAIASGYLVLSLPFSLVSIFRPHAQGIRLLLIISDTVMLALTTAGAASATAIVYLAHNGDSSANWIAICQQFSDFCQSVSGAVVASFIAVVIFMLLVMMSALALRKH is encoded by the exons ATGAGCAGCGGCGCCAACGCAACTACAATCGATGTCCCAGAGACAAGGGCTGAAGCCAAAGGGAAAGCCCCTCTCATTGCAGCTCCCATAGTTGCAACCACTAAAGCTACCCCACACCCGAATGCAGGATGGAAGAAGGGGCTTGCTATATTCGATTTCCTCCTAAGGCTAGTTGCTATAGCAGCTACACTGGCCGCTGCTACCACCATGGGAACTACTGATGAAACTCTTCCCTTCTTTACCCAGTTCTTCCAGTTCCAAGCTAGTTTTGACGACCTGCCTGCGTTTAT GTTTTTCGTAGTTGCGACTGCTATAGCCAGTGGCTACCTCGTCCTCTCTCTACCCTTTTCATTAGTGAGCATCTTTCGCCCACATGCGCAGGGAATAAGGCTGCTTCTGATCATCTCTGACACT GTGATGCTTGCTTTGACCACGGCTGGGGCAGCCTCAGCCACTGCCATAGTTTACTTGGCACACAACGGCGACTCAAGCGCAAATTGGATAGCAATCTGTCAGCAATTTAGTGATTTCTGCCAGAGTGTGAGCGGGGCCGTGGTGGCATCATTCATAGCTGTGGTTATCTTCATGTTGTTGGTTATGATGTCTGCCTTGGCTCTCAGAAAGCACTGA
- the LOC117920665 gene encoding probable F-box protein At2g36090: MACSTIEPPPTTTTVVQSGIAALHPDILETHILTRLDGPTLASASCADTKLHSLSTQPDLWTNICTSTWPSTSAPRLLHLMSSFPDGPRSFFSSSYPILHRCTNSSTNSDPSAPPVGLISAVDIYYNEKPIISKVQETETATEWFRCSPFRIDVLDPKDVVPTSIQHPGDDDTCRKLAENISLSWIVMDPTGRRAANLSSHKAVSVERHWLSGEVQLRFASTLGGDKGTTELVQCGIVVTCDGSKTGEMQVTEVSLQLEDMDGVHLMGKESLVILHKALKGQNVKKVKREHGGREGYQEYLEMKRERKERKIRLEGTLDMACLVAIGIFAFSFGVWRFAFLL, translated from the coding sequence ATGGCTTGCTCGACAATCGAACCACCACCGACCACCACCACCGTCGTCCAAAGCGGCATCGCCGCCCTCCATCCGGACATTCTGGAGACCCACATCCTGACGCGACTCGATGGACCCACTCTCGCCTCCGCCAGCTGCGCCGACACCAAGCTACACTCCCTTTCCACCCAACCCGATCTCTGGACCAACATCTGCACCTCCACTTGGCCCTCCACCAGCGCTCCACGCCTGCTCCACCTCATGTCCTCCTTCCCCGACGGCCCTCGctctttcttctcctcctcTTACCCTATCCTCCACCGCTGCACCAACTCCTCAACCAATTCCGACCCTTCTGCGCCTCCTGTCGGACTCATCTCCGCCGTTGATATTTACTACAACGAAAAACCCATTATCTCTAAGGTCCAAGAGACCGAGACTGCGACCGAGTGGTTCCGGTGCTCGCCTTTCAGAATCGACGTTCTTGACCCTAAAGACGTTGTACCGACAAGTATACAACACCCGGGAGACGATGACACGTGTCGGAAACTGGCAGAGAACATCAGTCTGAGCTGGATCGTGATGGACCCAACCGGACGGCGGGCGGCGAACCTTTCCAGTCACAAGGCCGTATCGGTGGAACGGCACTGGCTGAGTGGGGAAGTGCAGCTGCGTTTCGCTTCAACCCTGGGCGGCGACAAGGGGACGACGGAGTTGGTGCAGTGCGGGATAGTGGTGACTTGCGACGGCTCCAAAACTGGGGAAATGCAGGTGACAGAGGTGAGCTTGCAGTTGGAGGACATGGATGGAGTGCATTTGATGGGGAAGGAGAGTTTGGTAATTTTGCACAAGGCCCTGAAGGGCCAGAACGTGAAAAAAGTGAAGAGGGAGCATGGAGGAAGGGAGGGATACCAAGAGTACCTGGAAATGAAGAGAGAgcgaaaagaaagaaagatcaGGCTTGAAGGCACCTTAGACATGGCTTGTTTGGTGGCTATAGGTATATTCGCCTTTTCTTTTGGGGTGTGGCGCTTTGCCTTTCTTTTGTAG
- the LOC117920148 gene encoding mRNA-decapping enzyme-like protein, whose protein sequence is MSQTGKLMPNLDQHSTKLLNLTVLQRMDPYIEEILITAAHVTFYEFNIELNQWSRKDVEGSLFVVKRNSQPRFQFIVMNRRNTDNLVENLLGDFEYDVQVPYLLYRNAAQDVNGIWFYNSRECEEVANLFSRILNAYSKVPPKPKLSSSKSEFEELEAVPTMAVMEGMLEPSSTASATTDAPEDSTFVNFFGAAMNIGSNTSNVANSGQSYQPSITVPSFSHAPSVVPSPVPTLQVPSLPRSASSTPPLPIHETPDPISSSNLATNLVKPSSFFAPPSSSSALIMPPMSSSMPTAGLHPPLNLQRPYGAPMLQPFPPPAPPASLTPTSSPSPNYGPVINRDKVRDALLLLAQDNQFIDMVHQALLKLLTS, encoded by the exons ATGTCTCAGACGGGGAAACTGATGCCGAATCTCGATCAACATAGTACCAAGCTCCTCAATCTCACCGTTCTTCAGAGAATGGATCCTTACATCGAAGAGATTCTGATAACGGCGGCGCATGTTACCTTTTACGAATTCAATATTGAGCTCAATCAATgg AGTCGCAAAGACGTTGAAGGATCTCTCTTTGTCGTGAAGAG GAACTCACAACCCCGGTTCCAGTTCATTGTAATGAACCGAAGAAACACAG ATAATCTAGTGGAGAATCTCTTAGGGGATTTTGAGTATGATGTTCAGGTTCCATATTTACTGTACCGAAATGCTGCCCAGGACGTCAATGGTATTTGGTTTTACAATTCACGTGAATGTGAGGAAGTTGCAAATCTCTTTAGTAG GATACTTAATGCATACTCAAAGGTTCCTCCAAAGCCCAAATTATCTTCAAGCAAAAG TGAGTTTGAAGAACTTGAAGCTGTTCCAACAATGGCAGTCATGGAAGGCATGCTGGAGCCATCATCAACTGCTTCTGCCACCACAGATGCTCCTGAAGATTCTACATTTGTAAACTTCTTTGGT GCAGCTATGAACATCGGAAGTAACACTTCAAATGTGGCAAATTCAGGACAATCTTATCAGCCGTCTATAACTGTTCCTTCATTTTCCCATGCACCAAGTGTTGTTCCTTCCCCGGTTCCAACCTTGCAAGTACCATCCCTACCTCGGTCAGCTTCTTCCACTCCGCCATTGCCTATCCATGAAACTCCAGACCCAATCAGCAGCAGCAACCTGGCAACTAACCTCGTGAAGCCCTCTTCTTTCTTTGCACCACCTTCTTCCTCGTCCgcattgatcatgccacctatGTCTTCGTCTATGCCAACTGCTGGTCTTCATCCTCCCTTGAATCTGCAACGCCCATACGGTGCTCCAATGCTTCAACCCTTTCCACCACCTGCTCCCCCAGCCTCTCTTACTCCtacttcttctccttctccaaATTACGGACCAGTTATAAACAGAGACAAAGTTCGTGATGCTCTTTTATTGCTCGCTCAG GACAATCAATTCATTGACATGGTCCACCAAGCGTTGCTGAAGTTGCTTACTTCTTGA